A part of Eschrichtius robustus isolate mEscRob2 chromosome 20, mEscRob2.pri, whole genome shotgun sequence genomic DNA contains:
- the LOC137754958 gene encoding schlafen family member 12-like, which produces MPIHTPKGLMIAFPISSQRQTSKMPDSQTAVPSEKVTYVPEILYEKLFSQHKGLAQLIRNEIGSIRQGTLIFSKSWSLDLGLQENQKVICDALLIAQDRPPVLYTFLRELNKELKGYSIQTALTLKKKLVKIGGYSGKVCVMTKIYWSEESSTLTEGNTRLLHDSSLSAIYPKSYTLITTQTMSDLKKALFIALKSLGTLNDQFDSEIFQHLSDNQYGLLSEE; this is translated from the exons ATGCCCATTCACACTCCCAAGGGACTAATGATTGCTTTCCCCATCAGTTCCCAGAGACAGACAAGTAAGATGCCAGACTCTCAGACAGCAG TGCCATCAGAAAAGGTGACATATGTTCCAGAAATCCTCTATGAGAAACTGTTCTCACAACACAAAGGACTTGCACAGTTAATACGTAATGAAATAGGCTCCATTCGTCAAGGTACATTGATCTTTTCTAAGAGCTGGTCTTTGGATCTGGGCTTGCAAGAGAACCAGAAAGTCATCTGTGATGCACTTCTAATTGCCCAGGACCGTCCACCAGTCTTATACACCTTCCTCAGGGAACTGAATAAGGAATTAAAAGGTTATTCTATACAAACTGCCTTAACTTTAAAGAAGAAACTGGTAAAAATTGGTGGTTACAGTGGGAAAGTGTGTGTCATGACAAAGATCTATTGGAGTGAAGAATCTTCTACATTGACTGAAGGCAATACCAGACTTCTTCATGATTCAAGCTTATCTGCAATTTACCCTAAGTCCTACACTCTTATAACCACTCAAACAATGAGTGACTTGAAGAAGGCCCTTTTTATAGCCTTGAAGAGTCTCGGAACTTTGAATGACCAATTTGACTCTGAGATTTTTCAACACCTCTCAGATAATCAGTATGGATTACTTTCAGAGGAATGA